The following are encoded in a window of Rhizobium sp. WYJ-E13 genomic DNA:
- a CDS encoding VOC family protein, translating into MTVLRIVPNIAAASIEEVRNFYSELFDLDIVMDHGWIVTLASDRRALTQIGIATEGGSGTAVPDISIEVDDVDEVHQRAVTFGHQIVYGPADEPWGVRRFYIRDPTGKLLNILSHAG; encoded by the coding sequence ATGACAGTGCTGCGCATCGTCCCGAATATCGCCGCCGCCTCCATTGAAGAGGTGCGCAACTTCTATTCCGAGCTGTTCGATCTCGACATCGTGATGGATCATGGCTGGATCGTCACTCTTGCATCCGACAGGCGAGCACTCACCCAGATCGGCATCGCGACAGAAGGCGGCTCGGGAACCGCAGTGCCCGACATCTCGATCGAGGTCGATGATGTGGACGAGGTCCATCAGCGTGCGGTGACATTTGGGCATCAGATCGTCTACGGGCCGGCTGACGAGCCCTGGGGCGTTCGTCGTTTCTATATTCGCGACCCCACCGGCAAGCTGCTGAATATCCTCTCTCACGCAGGCTAA
- a CDS encoding COX15/CtaA family protein: MAVANLSPEQAIRTEVRRQDNNRRAVRIWLGFVLLALFCLVLVGGATRLTNSGLSITEWKPIHGVVPPLNAAEWEEEFKLYQRIPEFQQLNSDMTVDEFKSIFWWEWAHRLIARGIGVIFALPLVFFWVTGRIERRLRWPLAGILALGGLQGFIGWWMVSSGLAVRTDVSQYRLATHLVMACLIFASCMWIMRGLSPHSDDAAPTRNSHRWAAAIAIFSLFQIYLGALVAGLDAGFTYNTWPLMDGAVVPSDLFIQQPFWINLFENPKTVQFIHRFGAYTLFAIALINMVIALRAAASTTHARRAVVLFVLITIQAAIGITTLLLEVPLHWGLLHQAGALVVFGFAVANWRGYYGEYPRATVIDERD; this comes from the coding sequence ATGGCCGTCGCGAACCTGAGCCCCGAGCAGGCGATCCGCACCGAAGTGCGCAGGCAGGATAATAACCGCCGCGCCGTGCGCATCTGGCTGGGCTTCGTGCTTCTGGCGCTCTTCTGTCTGGTGCTTGTGGGCGGCGCGACGCGGCTGACCAATTCCGGCCTATCCATCACCGAATGGAAGCCGATCCATGGTGTTGTTCCGCCGCTGAATGCCGCCGAATGGGAAGAGGAGTTCAAGCTCTATCAGCGTATCCCCGAATTCCAGCAGCTGAACAGCGACATGACGGTCGATGAGTTCAAGAGCATCTTCTGGTGGGAATGGGCACACCGGCTGATCGCGCGCGGCATTGGCGTCATCTTCGCGCTGCCGCTGGTCTTTTTCTGGGTGACCGGCAGGATCGAGAGGCGCCTGCGCTGGCCGCTTGCCGGCATCCTGGCGCTCGGTGGCCTGCAGGGCTTCATCGGCTGGTGGATGGTCTCCTCCGGCCTCGCGGTGCGCACGGATGTCAGCCAGTACCGGCTTGCCACCCATCTCGTCATGGCCTGCCTGATCTTTGCCTCCTGCATGTGGATCATGCGCGGGCTCTCGCCGCATTCCGATGATGCGGCCCCGACAAGGAATTCCCACCGCTGGGCGGCCGCCATCGCCATCTTCTCGCTTTTCCAGATCTATCTCGGTGCGCTGGTCGCCGGCCTCGATGCCGGCTTCACCTATAATACCTGGCCGCTGATGGACGGCGCCGTTGTGCCCTCCGATCTCTTCATCCAGCAGCCCTTCTGGATCAATCTCTTCGAAAACCCGAAGACGGTGCAGTTCATCCATCGCTTTGGCGCCTACACGCTCTTTGCGATCGCGCTCATCAATATGGTGATCGCACTGCGCGCCGCTGCCTCGACCACCCATGCGCGCCGGGCCGTGGTGCTCTTCGTGCTTATCACGATCCAGGCGGCAATCGGCATCACCACGCTGCTGCTTGAGGTGCCGCTGCATTGGGGTCTGCTGCATCAGGCAGGTGCGTTGGTGGTATTCGGTTTCGCCGTCGCCAACTGGCGCGGCTACTACGGCGAATATCCCCGCGCGACTGTTATCGACGAGCGCGACTGA
- a CDS encoding DUF2842 domain-containing protein, which translates to MPVRLRKFIGTILIIILVLFYAIVANTIAVATLGNAPWWGHLLYFALTGLLWVLPAMVIIKWMAGPRQQ; encoded by the coding sequence ATGCCCGTCCGCCTTCGCAAATTCATCGGCACGATCCTGATCATCATCCTCGTGCTTTTCTATGCGATTGTGGCGAATACGATCGCGGTCGCCACACTTGGCAATGCGCCGTGGTGGGGACATCTGCTTTACTTCGCGCTCACCGGCCTGCTCTGGGTGCTGCCGGCGATGGTCATCATCAAGTGGATGGCCGGCCCGAGACAGCAGTAG
- the argC gene encoding N-acetyl-gamma-glutamyl-phosphate reductase: MAAKIFIDGEAGTTGLQIRERLAERRDLELLSIPTESRKDKAVRSALLNEADIAILCLPDDAAKESVSLIENDRTKVIDASTAHRVAEGWAYGFPEMSKEQAGIIASAKRVSNPGCWPQGPIATLRPLIEAGLIPSDFPVTVNGISGYTGGGRTMIEDYVAKGEDAPAYMPYGLSFKHKHLPELQRYARLGRVPFFQPVVGNFAQGMVVTVPLQLSHLPKVPKGADLHAAIADYYAGIKGFVEVAPFEASERTPELNPEIYNNTNRMRLHVFANDDIAQALLVAVYDNLGKGASGAAVQNMDLMLGA, encoded by the coding sequence ATGGCAGCAAAGATCTTCATCGATGGCGAAGCTGGAACGACGGGTCTGCAGATCCGCGAGCGTCTGGCGGAGCGCCGCGATCTTGAGCTGCTGTCGATCCCGACCGAAAGCCGCAAGGACAAGGCGGTGCGTTCCGCCTTGCTCAACGAGGCCGATATCGCCATCCTCTGCCTGCCAGACGATGCCGCCAAGGAAAGCGTCAGCCTGATCGAGAACGACCGTACCAAGGTAATCGACGCCTCCACGGCGCATCGCGTCGCCGAAGGCTGGGCCTATGGCTTTCCGGAAATGAGCAAGGAGCAGGCCGGCATCATCGCCTCGGCCAAGCGCGTGTCCAATCCCGGCTGCTGGCCGCAGGGGCCGATCGCCACGCTGCGCCCGCTGATCGAAGCCGGGCTCATTCCCTCGGATTTCCCGGTCACGGTCAACGGCATCTCCGGTTATACCGGCGGCGGCCGCACCATGATCGAGGATTATGTCGCCAAGGGCGAGGATGCGCCGGCATACATGCCCTACGGCCTGAGCTTCAAGCACAAGCATCTGCCGGAGCTGCAGCGCTATGCCAGGCTTGGACGCGTGCCCTTCTTCCAGCCGGTCGTCGGCAATTTCGCACAGGGCATGGTCGTGACCGTGCCGCTGCAGCTCTCGCATCTGCCCAAGGTGCCGAAGGGTGCTGACCTGCATGCCGCCATCGCCGATTATTATGCCGGCATCAAGGGTTTCGTGGAGGTCGCCCCCTTCGAGGCGTCGGAGCGCACGCCGGAGCTCAACCCGGAAATCTATAACAACACCAACCGCATGCGCCTGCACGTCTTTGCCAATGACGATATCGCGCAAGCGCTGCTCGTCGCCGTCTATGACAACCTCGGCAAGGGCGCTTCGGGTGCTGCCGTGCAGAACATGGATCTGATGCTGGGCGCGTGA
- the ubiA gene encoding 4-hydroxybenzoate octaprenyltransferase, which produces MTILNRPDLSDIHQGDWVDRLLPGTWRPYTRLARLDRPVGIWLTLFPCWAALFQAAHGLPDIRQLAVFTLGALLMRSAGSTINDIADRKFDGHVERTRFRPLASGQIGAGQALTFLAIELALAASLLLFLTPYTRLVALCVLPLVFVYPLCKRFTHWPQAVLGAAFNWGMLMAWSEIAGDVPVGAVLMWAGAIAWQIGYDTIYAYVDVKDDRSLGLKSTAILFGQRGKLIIGLFYALTVVAWSLGGWLSGMSLLYGFGMLVIAAHLAWQTRRIDLARPEVNYRLFLANILTGLLLAASAFMGTW; this is translated from the coding sequence ATGACCATATTAAACCGCCCGGACTTGAGCGATATTCATCAAGGTGACTGGGTGGACCGGCTGTTGCCGGGTACATGGCGGCCTTACACGAGGCTCGCGCGGCTCGATCGTCCAGTCGGAATATGGCTGACGCTGTTTCCATGCTGGGCGGCGCTGTTTCAGGCGGCCCATGGGCTGCCCGATATCCGGCAGCTGGCCGTCTTCACGCTCGGCGCCCTGCTGATGAGAAGCGCCGGTTCCACGATCAACGATATCGCGGACCGGAAATTTGACGGTCATGTCGAGCGAACCCGTTTTCGGCCCCTGGCAAGCGGGCAGATCGGCGCCGGTCAGGCTTTGACTTTTCTGGCCATCGAGCTCGCCCTGGCGGCGTCTCTCCTGTTGTTTCTGACGCCCTACACGCGGCTCGTCGCCCTATGCGTCCTGCCGCTCGTGTTCGTCTATCCGCTCTGCAAGCGCTTCACCCATTGGCCGCAGGCTGTGCTGGGCGCAGCGTTCAACTGGGGCATGCTCATGGCCTGGTCCGAAATTGCCGGTGATGTTCCTGTCGGCGCCGTCCTCATGTGGGCGGGAGCCATCGCCTGGCAGATCGGCTACGATACCATCTATGCCTATGTCGACGTGAAAGACGACAGAAGCCTCGGCCTGAAATCGACAGCGATCCTCTTCGGCCAGCGCGGCAAGCTCATCATCGGCCTGTTTTATGCTTTGACGGTCGTCGCGTGGTCGCTCGGCGGCTGGCTGTCGGGCATGTCCCTGCTCTATGGGTTTGGAATGCTCGTCATCGCCGCGCACCTTGCCTGGCAAACCCGGCGGATCGACCTTGCAAGGCCGGAAGTGAATTACCGCCTGTTCCTGGCAAATATTCTGACCGGGCTATTGCTGGCAGCCTCGGCCTTTATGGGAACCTGGTAA
- a CDS encoding GumC family protein — translation MSRVASDQDVDIDLGQLARAVWARRLRILTITAFGAAVAFAGAKIVSPQYRSETRVLIEPRAPAFANTQTSDANAGPLLDELNIASQVQLLQSADLIKQVINNLKLYNLPEFDAAANGSALTDILVALHLKKNPLENPPEERVIDAFTQRLQVYQVPGSRVIGITFTSKDPKLAASIPNAMAQVYLAIQSGAKLDSNSEATRWLEPEIDSLRQKVSEAEKKVADYRTTHGLLQTNGTTTFTAQQLNDISVELTRVRTDKANAEARAQAVRNALSSGEASDTLGDIMSSQSIQRLKATESGLQSQISDLQTSLLNNHPRLKSLRAQLADIRTQIRQETQKILASIENETKVADLRAKELEQQSDKLQANSARAGEDEVGLNALEREANAQRQLLETYLVRYREAASRADRNSSPADARIVSKAIEQVDPYFPKVVPIVIVAAVATLIMSAIVVMLSELFSGRALRPVEPLEVESRTIEDSVEEEEQGGAAAIPAGTAPVPAARPAKPSMLTAAVDDDEEPEVEPVEEAPADENEFSVSSVASYLADCRAPLAVSISPTGDNGSAATVALARLLADDGRRVILIDMTGSGYPTELMAENPEAPGVTDLLCGEAAFGETIHGDRLSDAHLIPQGVSDVRRAMRGADRLSLLLDALSSAYDIVIVECGAADVASVSRLTRSKEIEIILSLPEIEEAAFVGLMQDFQDAGYERVVLMSVGEEVAMRSPARHAA, via the coding sequence ATGTCCCGCGTAGCGAGTGATCAGGATGTGGACATCGACCTCGGCCAGCTTGCGCGCGCGGTCTGGGCACGTCGTCTGAGAATATTGACGATCACCGCATTCGGTGCGGCAGTCGCTTTTGCCGGCGCCAAGATCGTTTCGCCGCAATATCGCAGCGAGACACGCGTACTCATCGAACCGCGCGCTCCGGCCTTTGCCAATACGCAGACGAGTGACGCCAATGCTGGACCGCTGCTCGATGAGCTGAATATCGCCAGCCAGGTGCAGCTTCTGCAATCGGCCGACCTCATTAAGCAGGTCATCAACAATCTGAAGCTCTACAATCTGCCGGAATTCGATGCTGCCGCGAACGGCTCCGCGCTCACCGATATCCTCGTGGCGCTGCACCTGAAGAAGAACCCGCTGGAAAATCCGCCGGAAGAGCGTGTCATCGACGCCTTCACCCAGCGTCTGCAGGTCTATCAGGTGCCGGGCTCGCGCGTCATCGGCATTACCTTCACCTCCAAGGATCCGAAGCTCGCCGCGAGCATTCCGAACGCCATGGCGCAGGTCTACCTGGCGATCCAGAGCGGCGCCAAGCTCGACTCCAACTCGGAAGCGACGCGCTGGCTCGAACCCGAGATCGACAGCCTGCGCCAGAAGGTGAGCGAGGCCGAGAAAAAGGTCGCCGATTACCGCACGACCCACGGCCTGTTGCAGACCAATGGCACGACGACCTTCACCGCGCAGCAGCTCAACGACATTTCCGTCGAGCTGACCCGCGTGCGTACAGACAAGGCGAATGCCGAGGCGAGGGCACAAGCCGTGCGCAATGCGCTGTCTTCAGGCGAAGCCTCCGATACGCTAGGTGACATCATGTCGTCGCAGTCGATCCAGCGGCTGAAGGCGACCGAATCCGGCCTGCAATCGCAGATATCAGACCTGCAGACGAGCCTGCTCAACAACCATCCGCGGCTGAAGAGCCTGCGTGCCCAGCTTGCCGATATCCGCACGCAGATCCGCCAGGAAACGCAGAAGATCCTTGCCAGCATCGAAAACGAGACGAAGGTCGCCGATCTGCGCGCCAAGGAACTTGAGCAGCAGTCCGATAAGCTGCAGGCCAACAGCGCCAGGGCAGGCGAGGACGAAGTCGGCCTGAACGCGCTGGAGCGGGAGGCGAACGCCCAGCGCCAGCTTCTCGAAACCTACCTCGTTCGCTACCGCGAAGCCGCGTCCCGTGCCGACCGGAATTCCAGCCCGGCGGACGCCCGTATCGTTTCGAAAGCGATCGAGCAGGTCGATCCTTATTTCCCGAAAGTCGTGCCTATCGTCATCGTTGCTGCCGTCGCAACCCTCATCATGAGCGCGATCGTCGTCATGCTCTCCGAACTCTTCAGTGGCCGCGCGCTTCGCCCGGTCGAGCCTCTGGAAGTCGAATCTCGCACCATCGAAGACAGCGTCGAGGAGGAAGAGCAGGGCGGAGCAGCTGCCATTCCTGCGGGAACGGCTCCCGTTCCCGCAGCAAGGCCTGCCAAGCCCAGTATGCTGACGGCAGCCGTCGACGACGACGAGGAGCCCGAAGTCGAGCCGGTCGAGGAAGCGCCTGCCGACGAGAACGAGTTCTCCGTCTCTTCCGTCGCAAGCTATCTCGCCGACTGCCGTGCTCCGCTCGCCGTTTCCATATCCCCGACCGGTGATAATGGCTCCGCCGCAACTGTTGCCTTGGCACGCCTGCTGGCCGATGATGGACGCCGGGTGATCCTGATCGACATGACCGGCTCCGGCTATCCGACCGAACTCATGGCTGAAAACCCCGAGGCACCGGGCGTTACCGATCTTCTCTGCGGCGAGGCTGCCTTCGGCGAGACGATCCATGGCGACCGGCTTTCCGATGCGCACTTGATCCCGCAGGGTGTGAGCGATGTACGTCGCGCCATGCGAGGCGCCGATCGGCTGTCGCTGCTGCTCGATGCGCTGTCATCGGCCTACGATATCGTCATCGTGGAATGCGGCGCGGCCGATGTCGCCAGCGTGTCAAGACTGACGCGCAGCAAGGAGATCGAGATTATCCTGTCTCTGCCTGAGATCGAAGAAGCTGCCTTCGTCGGCCTGATGCAGGATTTCCAGGACGCCGGCTACGAGCGTGTGGTTCTGATGTCGGTTGGCGAAGAGGTCGCGATGCGCAGCCCCGCGCGCCATGCTGCCTGA
- the speB gene encoding agmatinase has protein sequence MANKTIDHAFTAQSLTSAASDPTFAGALSFMRRRFTKDLTGADAVVWGIPFDAATSNRPGTRFGPQAIRRASAIFDNDPQYPFQRDLFAEMAVIDYGDCLLDYGNHQDTPAAIERQASAILDSGAFLLTLGGDHYVTWPLLKAHVDRHGPLALVQFDAHQDTWLDDERRIDHGSFVARAARAGLIDPDRSIQIGIRTHAPEDFGIHLLYGHQVEDMSATEIASTIITHTKGSPVYLTFDIDCLDPAFAPGTGTPVSGGPSSAKILSVLQRLKQLDVRGADVVEVSPPYDHADITAIAGATVAMYMLGLHAERRATAG, from the coding sequence TTGGCGAATAAGACCATCGACCATGCCTTCACGGCGCAGAGCCTGACATCGGCCGCCTCCGACCCGACCTTTGCCGGCGCGCTTTCCTTCATGCGCCGCCGCTTCACCAAGGATCTGACAGGAGCCGATGCTGTCGTCTGGGGCATTCCCTTCGATGCGGCGACCTCCAACCGGCCAGGTACACGCTTCGGGCCGCAGGCGATCCGCCGGGCTTCGGCGATCTTCGATAATGATCCGCAATATCCGTTCCAGCGCGATCTCTTCGCCGAGATGGCCGTCATCGACTATGGCGACTGCCTGCTCGACTACGGCAATCATCAGGACACGCCCGCGGCCATCGAGCGGCAGGCGAGCGCCATTCTCGACAGCGGCGCCTTCCTGCTCACCCTCGGCGGCGACCACTATGTCACATGGCCGCTCTTGAAGGCGCATGTCGATCGACACGGCCCGCTGGCGCTCGTGCAGTTCGATGCACATCAGGACACCTGGTTGGACGACGAGCGCCGTATCGACCACGGCTCCTTCGTGGCCCGTGCGGCCCGCGCCGGCCTCATCGATCCCGATCGCTCGATCCAGATCGGCATCCGGACGCACGCGCCGGAGGATTTCGGCATCCACCTGCTCTACGGTCATCAGGTCGAGGATATGAGCGCGACCGAAATCGCTTCCACAATCATCACGCATACGAAGGGCTCGCCCGTCTACCTGACCTTCGACATCGACTGCCTCGATCCGGCCTTTGCGCCCGGCACCGGCACGCCGGTTTCCGGCGGCCCGTCCAGCGCGAAGATCCTCTCCGTGCTGCAGCGCCTGAAGCAGCTCGATGTCAGAGGTGCAGACGTCGTCGAAGTCTCCCCGCCCTACGATCACGCCGATATCACCGCCATTGCGGGGGCGACAGTCGCGATGTATATGCTGGGTCTTCACGCCGAACGGCGCGCAACGGCAGGATGA
- a CDS encoding GNAT family N-acetyltransferase, with translation MQTQRLDILEQKFDAAAQAEAGISRLRQLSVKLAMAELDIKLFDRMEPLEEEWRALERDNLSSLHQSYDWCAAWVAAFRRPLAILRGRSGNHTAFILPVEIVAARGMRIAKFIGADHSNINTGLFSQAFAEDGDAVDSHRLAAGLRAALAGKADLLLLQNIPLEWRSRRNMLAGLPMVQNQNHAYQLPLLDTFEKTLQQLNAKSRRKKFRTQSRRLEAVGGFDYIAPEASAEQHELLDMFFRLKSARFASLGLPDVFADAETKAFLHGLIDKRIGDNFGLQMRALRLKGEYEGRIAALSGISRKEDHVICQFGAIDEDLVADASPGEFLFWQMISSLHGKGVALFDFGLGDQTYKRSWAPVETDHYDVVLPISGIGIAAGTAHRAITRGKAFIKARPGLYKFAQSIRAKIG, from the coding sequence GTGCAGACGCAGAGGCTCGATATTCTGGAACAAAAGTTTGACGCTGCTGCGCAAGCCGAAGCCGGCATTTCCCGGCTGCGACAACTCAGCGTGAAACTCGCCATGGCCGAACTCGATATCAAGCTTTTCGACAGGATGGAGCCCCTTGAAGAGGAATGGCGCGCGCTGGAGCGCGACAACCTTTCCTCGCTGCATCAGAGCTATGACTGGTGCGCGGCTTGGGTGGCCGCCTTCCGCCGTCCGCTCGCCATCCTGCGCGGCAGGAGCGGCAACCACACCGCCTTCATCCTGCCAGTGGAAATCGTCGCCGCGCGCGGCATGCGGATCGCCAAATTCATCGGCGCCGACCACAGCAACATCAATACCGGCCTGTTTTCGCAAGCCTTTGCCGAAGATGGTGATGCGGTAGACAGCCATCGCCTCGCCGCCGGCCTTCGTGCAGCACTCGCCGGCAAGGCCGATTTGCTTCTTTTGCAGAATATTCCGCTGGAATGGCGCAGCCGTCGTAACATGCTTGCCGGCCTGCCCATGGTGCAGAACCAGAACCACGCCTATCAGCTTCCGCTCCTCGATACGTTCGAGAAGACGCTGCAGCAGCTCAACGCCAAAAGCAGGCGCAAGAAATTCCGCACGCAGAGCCGGCGGCTGGAGGCGGTCGGTGGCTTCGACTACATCGCGCCGGAAGCATCCGCGGAGCAGCATGAACTGCTCGACATGTTCTTCCGCCTGAAAAGCGCCCGCTTCGCCTCGCTCGGCCTGCCCGATGTCTTTGCGGATGCCGAGACCAAGGCCTTCCTGCACGGGCTGATCGACAAACGGATTGGCGACAATTTCGGCCTGCAGATGCGCGCCCTGCGCCTGAAGGGCGAGTATGAGGGACGCATCGCCGCGCTGTCGGGGATTTCCCGCAAAGAGGACCACGTCATCTGCCAGTTCGGTGCGATCGACGAGGATCTGGTTGCGGATGCAAGCCCCGGCGAATTCCTCTTCTGGCAGATGATATCGAGCCTGCACGGCAAGGGAGTGGCACTCTTCGATTTCGGTCTCGGCGACCAGACCTACAAGCGCTCCTGGGCGCCGGTCGAAACGGACCATTACGATGTGGTTCTGCCGATCTCAGGCATCGGCATCGCAGCCGGCACGGCGCACCGGGCAATTACCCGCGGCAAGGCCTTCATCAAGGCCCGCCCTGGTCTCTATAAATTCGCCCAGAGCATCCGGGCCAAGATTGGCTGA
- a CDS encoding ABC transporter ATP-binding protein, producing MSSLLSRARKNPQRLNRSLSTASHIHNRRQLRLRKFLSYFRPHLPLLMADIACAVVVAAAAVALPLCANIVMGHLIALNDTTSAYWQILGMGGVMLAIVAVETAAIFFVDYRGHMMGAHIEANIRQELFDHCQNLSFGFYDRHRTGQLMSRIVGDSFWLGELFHHGPEDLLIAILKYGGAMTVLFFIDPKLAFLILLLTPFAVAYALHFNRRMNRALEASKQEIAAVNERVEDALAGIRVVQSFANEDLERKRFAALNSRFLESRSDGYRSEAWFSAGAETFAQIITLLVVILGGLRILAAELTIADLLTFLLCVGVLVDPVKRMANLARLWQEGYTGFVRAMEILEIDPDVVDRPSARALHTPKGEIRLSNIDFSYDDGADVLSNLSLTIRPGEFVALVGPSGVGKSTLCALLPRFYDVTGGSIEIDGTDIRDVTLASLRRHLGVVQQDVYLFAGTVADNLRYGRPDATDEEVEAAARAAHAHEFIMALPQGYQTDIGQRGVKLSGGQRQRLTIARAFLKNPAILIFDEATSALDNESERAVQQAFMTLAKGRTTLVIAHRLSTIRHADRILVLTGDGIVEEGSHDRLMESGGIYANLYGLQASI from the coding sequence ATGTCCAGTTTGCTTTCACGCGCGAGGAAAAACCCGCAGCGTCTTAACCGCAGCCTCTCAACCGCATCGCACATCCACAACAGGCGCCAGTTGCGCCTGCGCAAGTTCCTGTCCTATTTCCGGCCGCATCTTCCGCTGCTCATGGCCGATATTGCCTGCGCCGTCGTCGTCGCTGCCGCCGCAGTCGCCTTGCCGCTCTGCGCCAACATCGTCATGGGCCACCTCATCGCGCTCAACGATACGACTTCGGCCTACTGGCAGATCCTCGGCATGGGCGGCGTCATGCTGGCCATCGTGGCGGTCGAGACGGCCGCCATCTTCTTCGTCGATTATCGCGGCCACATGATGGGTGCGCATATCGAGGCGAATATCCGGCAGGAACTGTTCGATCACTGCCAGAACCTCTCCTTCGGCTTCTATGATCGGCACCGCACCGGCCAATTGATGAGCCGCATCGTCGGCGACTCCTTCTGGTTGGGCGAACTTTTCCATCACGGGCCGGAAGACCTGCTGATCGCCATTCTGAAGTATGGCGGGGCCATGACGGTCCTGTTCTTCATCGATCCGAAGCTTGCGTTTCTAATCCTCCTGCTGACACCCTTTGCGGTGGCCTATGCGCTGCATTTCAACAGGCGCATGAATCGTGCACTCGAGGCGAGCAAGCAGGAGATCGCTGCCGTCAACGAAAGGGTCGAGGATGCGCTGGCCGGCATCCGCGTCGTCCAGTCCTTTGCCAACGAGGATCTGGAGCGGAAACGCTTTGCCGCCCTGAACAGTCGCTTCCTCGAAAGCCGCTCCGATGGCTACCGCAGCGAAGCCTGGTTCTCCGCCGGCGCCGAGACCTTCGCCCAGATCATCACGCTTCTGGTCGTCATCCTCGGCGGATTGCGCATCCTTGCGGCGGAACTCACCATTGCGGACCTTCTGACCTTCCTGCTCTGCGTCGGCGTTCTCGTCGATCCGGTCAAGCGGATGGCCAATCTCGCCCGGCTCTGGCAGGAGGGTTATACGGGGTTCGTGCGGGCGATGGAGATCCTGGAGATCGATCCGGACGTGGTGGATCGTCCCTCGGCCCGCGCGTTGCATACGCCGAAGGGTGAGATCCGGCTCTCGAATATCGATTTCAGCTATGATGATGGGGCAGACGTGCTCAGCAACCTTTCGCTGACCATCCGGCCTGGTGAATTCGTGGCGCTCGTCGGCCCGTCCGGTGTGGGGAAAAGCACGCTCTGCGCGCTGCTTCCCCGCTTCTATGATGTCACTGGCGGTTCGATCGAAATCGATGGTACCGATATCCGCGATGTAACGCTCGCCTCGCTGCGCCGCCATCTCGGCGTCGTGCAGCAGGATGTCTATCTCTTCGCCGGCACCGTGGCGGACAACCTCCGTTACGGGCGCCCGGATGCGACGGACGAAGAGGTGGAAGCCGCAGCCCGCGCCGCCCACGCGCATGAGTTCATCATGGCCTTACCGCAGGGCTATCAGACCGATATCGGCCAACGCGGCGTGAAACTCTCGGGCGGCCAGCGCCAGCGGCTGACGATCGCTCGCGCTTTCCTCAAGAACCCTGCCATCCTCATCTTCGACGAGGCGACGAGCGCGCTCGACAATGAAAGCGAGCGGGCAGTGCAGCAGGCCTTCATGACGCTTGCAAAGGGGCGCACGACGCTCGTGATCGCCCATCGCCTTTCGACGATCCGCCACGCCGACCGTATTCTGGTGCTGACCGGCGACGGTATTGTCGAAGAAGGCAGTCATGACAGGCTGATGGAGAGCGGCGGCATCTATGCCAATCTCTATGGGCTGCAGGCGAGCATCTGA
- a CDS encoding sulfite exporter TauE/SafE family protein, which produces MTLEALMAGLRAWFDAALPDHGISALIVFAFVAGLARGFSGFGAALIFIPLAGAVIGPKLTSPVLLVIDGLATLGMIPAAWRGADRREVFAMAAGAVLGVPAGTAALALMDPLLLRWAISAIAICLLALLVSGWRYHGKPVAPLSAAIGLIAGLFSGAAQLGGPPVVAYWLGGKSDFTRVRSNVILYFSISTVFGFVSYYFGGLFVSTVLALTVVTLPAYAVGLWGGSKLFGLAKESTFRMTCYILIAVSAIGGMPIFDSLLR; this is translated from the coding sequence ATGACGCTGGAAGCGCTGATGGCCGGCCTGCGCGCCTGGTTTGATGCCGCGTTACCCGATCACGGCATCTCTGCGCTGATCGTCTTCGCTTTCGTCGCCGGCCTTGCCCGCGGTTTTTCCGGCTTCGGCGCAGCGCTCATCTTCATTCCGCTTGCCGGCGCGGTCATCGGGCCGAAGCTCACCTCGCCGGTGCTGCTCGTCATCGACGGGCTTGCGACGCTCGGTATGATCCCCGCCGCATGGCGCGGGGCGGACAGGCGCGAGGTTTTCGCGATGGCAGCAGGCGCGGTTCTCGGCGTTCCCGCGGGAACGGCGGCTCTGGCGCTCATGGACCCGCTCTTGCTGCGCTGGGCCATTTCAGCCATCGCCATCTGCCTGCTGGCACTGCTCGTCTCCGGCTGGCGCTATCATGGCAAGCCGGTTGCACCACTCAGCGCCGCGATCGGCCTCATCGCCGGTCTCTTCAGCGGCGCAGCACAGCTCGGCGGGCCGCCAGTTGTCGCCTATTGGCTCGGCGGGAAAAGCGATTTTACCCGTGTGCGCTCGAACGTCATTCTCTACTTTTCAATCTCCACGGTCTTCGGCTTCGTCAGCTATTATTTCGGCGGGCTCTTCGTCTCCACGGTCTTGGCGCTCACCGTCGTCACGCTGCCGGCCTATGCCGTCGGCCTCTGGGGCGGCTCAAAGCTGTTCGGGCTCGCGAAGGAAAGCACCTTCCGCATGACCTGCTACATTCTGATCGCCGTCTCGGCGATCGGCGGCATGCCCATCTTTGACAGCCTGCTTCGGTAG